A single Natranaerobius thermophilus JW/NM-WN-LF DNA region contains:
- the hemL gene encoding glutamate-1-semialdehyde 2,1-aminomutase yields MLRYANSQKYFKTACDLMPGGVNSPARAFSSVESDPLFIKDGSGSKVYDVDDNEYIDYVASYGPLILGHCHPQIRDALKEQIDYGTGYGSPTELENEMAELVIEAVPSIEMVRMVNSGTEATMSALRLARGYTGKNKIVKLTGCYHGHSDSLLIKAGSGVTTLGLPDSPGVPASIAENTITVPYNNLEVMEQVFNKYGDDIAGVILEPVAGNMGVVPPNEGYLEGLRELTSKYGSLLIFDEVMTGFRVSYGGAQAYYGVTPDLTCLGKVIGGGLPVGAYGGKEEIMEYIAPAGSIYQAGTLSGNPIAMRAGIETLKVLRQEGSYDQLESKSKHLAEGLAKVADKNGVSVTINRVGTMVGMYFTEGPVTDFESATSSDNDKFVKYFETMLSEGVYLAPSQFEAMFMSLVHTQEDIEKTIQIADKALSKAAQV; encoded by the coding sequence ATTTTGCGTTATGCTAATTCGCAAAAGTATTTTAAAACAGCTTGTGATTTGATGCCCGGAGGAGTTAACAGTCCAGCCCGTGCTTTTAGCTCGGTAGAGAGTGACCCATTATTTATTAAAGATGGATCAGGTTCTAAGGTTTACGATGTTGATGATAATGAATACATTGACTATGTAGCGTCCTATGGGCCATTAATTTTAGGCCATTGTCATCCCCAAATAAGAGATGCTTTAAAAGAACAAATCGATTACGGTACTGGTTATGGATCACCTACAGAACTGGAAAATGAAATGGCAGAACTAGTGATTGAGGCAGTACCTTCTATAGAAATGGTTAGAATGGTGAATTCCGGGACAGAAGCTACTATGAGTGCATTGAGACTTGCTCGCGGATATACCGGAAAAAACAAAATAGTCAAACTGACTGGCTGTTATCACGGACATTCTGATAGTTTATTGATAAAAGCAGGATCGGGTGTGACAACTCTTGGATTGCCAGATAGTCCCGGGGTACCAGCCAGTATTGCCGAGAATACAATTACAGTACCTTACAATAACTTAGAAGTTATGGAACAAGTGTTTAATAAATATGGAGATGATATTGCAGGTGTGATATTGGAACCTGTTGCTGGTAATATGGGTGTGGTTCCGCCTAATGAAGGATATCTGGAAGGGTTGCGAGAACTTACTAGCAAATACGGTTCTTTACTAATTTTTGATGAAGTGATGACTGGTTTTAGAGTTTCTTATGGTGGTGCACAAGCTTATTACGGAGTTACACCAGATCTAACTTGTCTTGGTAAGGTTATTGGTGGCGGATTACCTGTTGGTGCTTATGGCGGCAAAGAGGAGATTATGGAGTACATAGCACCAGCTGGATCAATTTATCAAGCTGGAACTTTATCAGGTAATCCCATAGCTATGAGGGCAGGAATTGAAACCTTGAAAGTCTTAAGACAAGAGGGTAGCTACGACCAATTAGAATCAAAAAGTAAACATCTAGCAGAAGGATTGGCAAAAGTGGCAGATAAAAATGGAGTATCAGTGACTATTAACCGAGTAGGTACAATGGTAGGGATGTATTTCACAGAAGGACCAGTAACTGATTTTGAAAGTGCAACCAGTTCAGATAACGATAAGTTTGTAAAATATTTTGAGACTATGTTATCTGAAGGTGTGTATTTGGCACCTAGTCAATTTGAAGCTATGTTTATGTCTTTAGTACACACCCAGGAGGATATTGAAAAAACCATACAAATTGCCGATAAAGCTTTGTCGAAAGCAGCTCAGGTATAA
- a CDS encoding phosphoglucomutase/phosphomannomutase family protein: MGIKFGTDGWRAVMAEDFTFSNVEIVTQGIADYVKNLKGDDHQIFIGYDNRFLSPEFAQRAAEVLAGNGIKVLISNKAVPTPTTAFSVVKRETIGALMFTASHNPPEYNGLKFIPDYAGPALPEITAEIEKKVKQVQDQGNIKRMPYRKGKQEEMIRLANDRDAYLEQLKSLVDQEAIKNAGLKILVDPMYGAGAGYLDKLLSELGCEVEAICNYRDPLFGGKMPEPAPSVLKELSSMVKDNNYHLGLALDGDADRFGIIDYRGEFINANQVLSMLYHHLLNKGIQGPVTKTVSTTHMLNRIANEHNQEVFETPVGFKFIGKNLRDEDCVLGGEESGGLSIRGHIPEKDGILACLLIVEIIAKKGDLKGYLDQIYEEYGTLVNERLDIHVSEDDKSRVLEILETWRPKKLANHRVIDFNTVDGLKIECEDDSWILIRPSGTEPLFRIYGETNSWRELEVLQKEIRNRLEI; encoded by the coding sequence ATGGGTATAAAATTTGGAACAGATGGATGGCGAGCTGTAATGGCCGAGGACTTTACTTTTTCTAATGTAGAAATAGTAACTCAAGGTATTGCCGATTATGTTAAAAATTTAAAGGGAGATGATCATCAAATCTTTATTGGATACGATAATAGATTCTTATCTCCTGAATTTGCCCAGCGCGCTGCAGAGGTTTTGGCAGGGAACGGAATTAAAGTCTTAATAAGCAATAAAGCAGTACCAACTCCGACCACAGCTTTCAGTGTGGTCAAAAGGGAAACTATAGGTGCTTTAATGTTTACAGCTAGCCATAACCCTCCTGAATACAATGGTTTAAAATTTATACCTGATTATGCTGGCCCAGCTTTACCCGAAATAACAGCAGAAATTGAGAAAAAAGTGAAGCAAGTTCAGGATCAGGGTAATATTAAACGAATGCCTTATAGAAAAGGGAAACAAGAAGAAATGATCAGATTAGCTAATGATCGAGATGCATATTTAGAACAACTGAAGAGTTTAGTTGATCAAGAAGCGATTAAAAATGCTGGTTTAAAAATACTTGTTGATCCCATGTACGGAGCGGGGGCAGGCTACTTAGATAAATTATTATCGGAACTCGGGTGTGAGGTAGAAGCGATTTGTAATTACAGAGACCCTTTATTTGGTGGAAAGATGCCGGAACCGGCTCCCTCGGTTCTCAAGGAACTTTCATCTATGGTTAAGGACAATAACTATCATTTAGGTTTAGCATTGGACGGTGATGCCGATAGATTTGGTATAATCGATTATCGAGGAGAGTTTATCAATGCTAATCAAGTGCTTTCCATGTTATATCACCACCTTTTAAATAAAGGAATTCAGGGTCCAGTAACCAAAACTGTTTCAACAACACATATGTTAAATAGAATTGCAAATGAGCACAACCAAGAAGTTTTTGAAACACCTGTTGGCTTCAAATTTATTGGTAAAAATTTAAGAGATGAAGATTGTGTCCTTGGTGGAGAAGAAAGTGGAGGATTAAGCATAAGAGGACATATTCCTGAAAAGGATGGAATATTGGCATGTTTATTAATAGTAGAAATTATTGCTAAAAAAGGCGATTTGAAGGGATATTTAGATCAAATCTACGAAGAATATGGTACTTTAGTAAATGAAAGATTGGATATTCATGTTTCTGAAGATGATAAAAGCCGAGTATTAGAAATTTTAGAAACATGGCGTCCCAAAAAATTAGCTAACCATAGGGTTATTGATTTTAATACTGTGGACGGTTTGAAAATTGAGTGTGAAGATGATAGTTGGATATTGATTAGGCCATCGGGTACTGAACCTTTATTTAGGATTTATGGAGAAACTAATTCATGGAGAGAATTAGAAGTTTTACAAAAAGAGATTAGAAACAGACTGGAGATATAG
- a CDS encoding cation:proton antiporter, with translation MLESTTLAAGAILLIGLLGGKLANYIKLPSVTGYLIAGLIVGPSLLNLIPDETLTNLEPINELALGIIAISIGGELTSSKLKLVKQQLPPIFFSETALTFITVTGVCYLISNDWPLSLVLGILSLATAPAAIISILKEYRARGDFPRLLKSLIALDNLFCIVGFGIITSLLRILFYQSIEPENGIIWAVFEELVIALALALFLGFVLLMLNRFSYNDDKLLVINLGMLLFAVGAAESLGLPSLLIAMIMGAIIANYSKNSKAVFRVLNRIEFPILVAFLTLAGIKLNLGIISEIGVLAIGYILARLAGKIGGARLGAMFSKDLPRKSRQNIGLALTPQAGVAIGLAILAENKLPIEDGLIITLILSTVIFFELVGPVLVKLALKNCDCIEE, from the coding sequence ATGTTGGAATCGACCACCTTAGCAGCAGGAGCTATTTTGTTAATTGGATTACTTGGAGGAAAGCTAGCAAATTATATAAAATTGCCATCAGTTACCGGCTATCTTATAGCCGGATTAATAGTGGGACCATCACTACTAAATCTGATACCTGATGAAACACTAACGAATCTTGAACCCATTAATGAATTAGCTTTGGGTATTATAGCCATATCTATTGGCGGAGAGTTGACATCAAGTAAACTGAAGTTAGTTAAACAACAACTCCCTCCCATTTTCTTCTCAGAAACCGCTTTAACTTTCATAACAGTAACTGGAGTCTGTTATTTAATATCTAATGATTGGCCCCTATCTCTAGTATTAGGTATCCTTTCCCTGGCTACCGCTCCAGCAGCCATAATTTCTATATTGAAAGAATATCGAGCCCGAGGTGACTTTCCTCGATTGCTAAAGTCTTTAATAGCCCTGGATAATTTGTTCTGTATAGTTGGATTTGGGATAATCACCTCATTACTAAGGATTTTATTTTATCAATCCATAGAACCTGAAAATGGCATTATCTGGGCTGTTTTTGAAGAGTTAGTCATAGCTCTAGCTTTGGCTTTATTTTTAGGGTTTGTACTGCTAATGTTAAATCGGTTTTCTTATAATGATGACAAGCTTCTAGTAATAAATTTGGGTATGTTATTATTTGCCGTTGGAGCTGCTGAAAGTTTAGGACTCCCTTCTTTGTTAATAGCAATGATAATGGGAGCTATTATAGCCAATTATTCCAAAAATTCTAAAGCTGTATTTCGGGTTCTAAATAGAATTGAATTTCCCATCTTGGTTGCCTTTTTAACCCTAGCTGGTATTAAATTAAACCTAGGTATCATTTCTGAAATAGGAGTACTAGCAATTGGTTATATCCTAGCACGACTTGCGGGAAAAATTGGTGGTGCACGATTAGGAGCTATGTTTAGTAAAGATTTGCCTCGCAAATCTCGTCAAAATATTGGTTTAGCCCTGACACCTCAGGCGGGCGTAGCAATCGGTCTAGCCATTTTAGCTGAAAATAAACTCCCGATCGAAGATGGATTAATAATAACTCTTATTTTGTCAACAGTCATCTTTTTTGAACTAGTTGGTCCCGTATTGGTTAAACTAGCTTTAAAAAATTGTGATTGCATAGAGGAGTAA